From the genome of Penaeus chinensis breed Huanghai No. 1 chromosome 13, ASM1920278v2, whole genome shotgun sequence:
GAATTTAAGAAAACGAAAGTGTATAAGGTAAAACACAATGAACTTCATAGAATTCATGTTCAAGGACAAGGCAATGTACTGTATGTAAAAGGCAAGCTGCCGCCGGGCTGATAAGGCAGTCATGTCTGTCCCTTACACCGAGGAAGCTGCAGGTATTATAGGCCGCAAGGTTAACGGTGTAATGATTTAGACTTATGAAGTTCGGGCAAAAGACACTTCCTTAAATATTAATTGAATTGGAATAACTAAGCAGTAGAATGGAATAAAATGAATGGAATATATACTCATACTTACAGGAAacgacacatatataaattatatatatatatataatatatccatatatatggatatgtatatatgtaaatacaaatatatgcatatatatatatatatatatatatctgtgtgtgtgtgtgctcatatatatgaatgtatatatgtatgattatatatatgtgtataaaagaatgtatatgtgtaggtgaaaattatattgtatgtatacacgcacgcaatgcaatatatatatatatatatatatatatatatatatatatatatatatattgtaaatatatgaatacacacacacacacatacacgtgcgtgtgtgtacacttacacacacatataaatggagAGTGCGTCTTttagtggggatggggaaggagtcaTCCTCCCCAAACTCTCCGGAGGGGTTCCAGATGAGCTAAAAATATGACATATTAGTTTTGTTAGGAAGTTACTAAAGAGTTACTGTGAAATAATACCATAAATGATACATCTACAGCTCTACATATTTGGATTTGCCTCCTGATTACATTCTTCTGACTGTAAATATTTCCCTTGTAGTAAAAAACAATAGTCCATTGCAGAGGGGTTATATCGAGATTATGATTAAAACTCTGGCTATTGGGATACATCACTGACATCAATAAGTGAGATCAAGTGCTTAACATAAGTGAAATGCAGTCTTATGTCCAATTACCCTTCGAATATGGTCAGCGTACCTCTGTACACAGAaatgtatttaaatgtaaatacacatatatatatgcaaaagttaCTGGaaattacattattttatatctacataactggattaaaaagtatatatataaatactattacaGCTTTTGAGATGTTTTCATAATAAAAACCAGGAAAATGCATCGCTTCATAAAACTGGTCGGTTCGGACACTGACACCGCCCATGGGCTGTAAGGAAGGTTCCGCCCCTTCATCATAGGCCGTATATAAAGGTCGCTCTAAGTTGTCAGGATACCAACTTGGTGTTCGTTGAAGTCACTACCATGAAAATTGTAAGTAGTGAGAAAAGTATGAAGACTGGTATAAAGACCTCACtgtgcatgtgcacatatacTATATCTATTCACATATGGGTCTACTTTTTAACATTTACTTATTTTGATAATTTATAATTTGCGGCAACTATTGTGATTAAAGGTCCGCTGTTTTCACAGATCGTTCTTGCCTGCTTTGCCGCCGTGGCTGTTGCTTCTCAGTTCGAGGACCGAGTGGTCGCCCTCCTTCGCGATGACCGCGTAGCCAACGAAGACGGCACCTTCTCGTACGCCGTGGAAGCCGACAACGGCATCAACACAGCCGTTGAAGGGGTTGTTGGATCTGCTGGTCAGATCAACCAGCAGGGATCATATACGTAAGTggtgaaaaaaaagtgaatagaaaAATTAGAAGATATTACATTCGGTTggagattattatttattttttattttttattttttattttttttaatacttcaAACCCATCAAACCCATGGTGTCTTTTCAAGACAGCCAGGAAATCGTAATTCACTAATCATTTTAATTTACTTTCCattacatacacaaagatatgtCCCCTTCTATGCCAATGCAAGTACTATATATTACTTGATCTTTACAGCTACACCCTTGCGGACGGTACGCAGGCTGTTGTCACTTTCGTTgccaacgagaacggcttccagccccagtccaacatcctgcccactccccaccctcttcctgccCATGTCTTTGAGCTGTTGGAAATCGCTGAGCGTCAACGTGCTGCCGGCATCGTATTTAactaagaaattatatataatgacTGAAATGTATGTTGACTTAATAAAGTTTTTCACTGATCtcattattttcgtttcgttCACATTTTGAAAGAACACTATAGAAACAACCTCAACACAgccttatttttttgtatctcaAATTCTGTTGTCTGAAATGGTTGTAtgaaaacatatatgatatatggagttcaaattaaaaaaataatactttgttattgttgtcaaagTGATGTATGATCCATCATTAACTGGTATTAACTCTTCTTAGCCtttcataataaattatatatataaatatacatatgtatataagacacCAACATATCTGATATTACACATACTGTAGTACCAATATACTTAATTGTTTAAATCTACGCTGGTCAATAATAATCAAAGCAGACACATTaacattgtttttacatatacatgtgtatatttatgtacgcatacatatgaGGGTATGCGCGTCACAACCCACTCCCCATCTTCCTGTTCACATCTTTGAGCTGCTGGAAATCGCTGCGGGCTTTCTTTTCAACtaagaaaatgagacagaaaaggaagTGAAATGTAGTAAGTGAAATTAAAGATGTAACATATCTTACGACTGATTACTTTTATTCTGTGTGGAATAACACAATATGTAATCGTGTACTGATTTTAATGGCATTTCAGTTTTTCTTTATGCACAAGCCTAATTTTATAAACCGAATAAAGTATTTGTTTAAATAAGTACATTTCGCTATTCGTGTTTACAAGTTTCCCTTTCCTCATAACCCTATATGAGTATACTGAGTAGCAGTCAGTCCTGGGGTAACAGTATTAGCCTTGGTATTAAAAGCCAAAACATAAAGGGAAATGCAGCTTGGTTCAGTATGACTCAAGCAATGACATTTGCgctatatggacatacatatatccgCACGTGACATGACAATATGTTTAACCAATTTTCTTGCATACTTACAAATTTGTATTACctgcttggaaaaaaaaagtcagaaacaAGGTTCTGTTATCATATTGGTGGTACCATACATGTATTCATTGACAAAAGCCAACACTTGTTaaggtttctttcttttttttactaaaagGGGCTGTTTCCGAAATGCAGTTTATGATTTGccattaaatgttttattttcaacACTTTTCATAGTACTTTACATTCTTCAGCATTAAAGTAACTGAAAACCTCTGGAATTAAAAGAATTAAAGATCATAACGTTCAGGTTCAAGGACAAGGTAGTGTACTGTATGTAAAAGGCAAACTGCCGCTGGGCTGTTAAGGCGGTTAAGTATGCCCCTTACACTGTGGAAGCTGTAGCGCCTGCAGGTACTATGGATCTCAAGGCAAAGGTCCCGATGTAATAACAGTGAAGCCCTGTTGTGAAGGTGGTCCGGGCAAAAGGTACTGAATGTCGGATCTGGAAAAGCTTCAGAATGGCATAagatattatcttttatatcttgTATAATGCAGTATGATGAATGGCACTATGCATAAGCTATTAGCTTTCATTTTcccataaaataatatatatgtatatatatacatatatacaaacatatacacatatgcatgctttTTTGGAatgggtaaatatgtatatatactataatagtACATGTAGGttcataactgtatatatacacatatatacacacacacttgtatatatatagatataaatatacatgtgaatataaatatatatgtatatatatctatacatatacacacatatatacacatgtatatatacatatttatatgtatataaacacatatacatacatatatatgtatataaacacatatacatacatatatatgtatataaacacatatacatacatatatatgtatataaacacatatacatacatatatatgtatatatatatctaaacatattactataaatatgtacatatatatgtatatgtatgtacatatatatgtatctatgtacatatatatacacatgcatattttatatatacataaatatatacacacacacacacacacacacataatgtgtgtgtgcaaatatgtttgtatatgaatatacatgttatatgtaaacataattatacatagatatatagatatatatgtatatacattacatatatatatatatataaatatatacatatatatactcacaagtgtatgtacagtatctctctctgtatatatatgcatgtatatatacatgtgtatgtatatgcatatatatatatatatatatatatatatatatatatatatgtatgcatatatatacatacacatgtatttgcacacacacacatatatacatatatatatatatatatatatatatatatatatacacacacacacacacacacaaatacatgtaaatatatatatatatatatatatatatatatatatatataatacaatatacacacacagaaacatatgcaaatgcacacatatgcacatatacacatgtgtgtatatgtgtgtctgtaaatatatttgtatacgaatatatatatatatatatgtatatatatatatatatatatatatatatatatatatttacatgtatatatatatctacatgtatacatatatttacatgtatatatatatacatatatatatatatatatatatatatatatatgtgtgtgtgtgtatgtgtgtatatatatgcatataaataagtagacagataaataaataaatgtatatatctatatatatatctatgcttacacacacatatatataaaagtataatattcccatgtatgtatataagcacacacatatgtgtgtatgtatggatatataaactcatacacacacacatatatatacatacatatatatacacacacgcatatatatatatatatatatatatatatatatacacacacacacacatacatacacacacacttgaaaaTATGATATAACAAGAATTATAGCAAAAGATGTTTTATAGTATTTGAAATTTACCATCGAAAGTAAAGCCAAAGGTACCGCCTCTTTTGCTTGGCTTGAGCATTGGCTCCGCCCATACCCTATACGGTAAGCCCCGCCCACTCTTCATAGGCCGTATATAATGGTCATCTGAGGCTATGAGGGTACCTACCTGTTGTGCCTTAAAATCGCTACTATGAAGATAGTAAGTAGTGGGATGAATTGGTTTAACAGCAATTGTGACTAAAAACAGTATAATTGTATTCATACTTACAACTATCCGTATACAAGTACGCATAGTTGTATGCACAACTGCAAATAAGGATACATATCTGTGCATTCCTGTATACACGATTGTGACAATTTTCTAAAGGTTAAAATATTAGATGCTTCAAAGTCTTTGAATATGATTTGCTAAAGAGCCCGCACTGTTTCCAGATCGTTCTTGCCTGTCTTGCCGCCGTGGCTGTTGCTGCTAAGTTCGAGGACCGAGTGGTCTCCCTCCTTCGCGATGACCGCGTAGCCAACGAAGACGGCACCTTCTCGTACGCCGTGGCAGCCGACAACGGCATCAACACAGCCGTTGAGGGAGTTGTTGGATCAGCCGGTCAGATCAACCAGAGGGGATCTTACACGTAAGTGGTGAAGACATTTTAGAACAGAAAGACTAGAAAGTAATACCTTAATTGTTTCTATCGGTAATGAAGATTAATTATTTTAGTACTTTAAAAATGTTAAGTACACACGGTCTTTCCAAAATAGCCTGAAAGTCCTAATTCTTTAacccttgtttctttttctaatgCATAccaaattatgtttatttttttccatctaattattttttttctctggtctCTATAGCTACACGCTAGCAGATGGTACCCAGGCTGTTGTCACTTTCGTGgccaacgagaacggcttccagccccagtccagcatcctgcccactccccaccctcttcctgccCACGTCTTTGAGCTGTTGGAAATCGCCGAGCGTCAACGTGCCGCAGGCATCGTGTTTaactgaataagaaaaaatgttgcaaattaaATATATCAATGTAAAATGAAAGGTTATTAAATAATGCTTACAAttaatcttatctttatctttatcatatcgtTGGACTTAAGAATATAGTATTTTCGTATAGACATATGACATATGAGACACAAAAAGTTCTGGTATTTGAAACCCTGGAAAAGCAAAATGTAGATTATCCACAGAAATTTCCTGGAtagaatagatatatgcatacatatagatttatatatatgcatacatttatatacatatatacatacataaatgtatgtatatattaaatatgtttatatacaggcatatatatatacatatgtatatatatacacaaatatatacatatatatgcacacacatgtgcacttaCAAACCCATATTTAGATATagttatttctataaatatgttcatacatacacaaatacacatgcgatatgaatatataaataattataaatatatatatataaatatataaataaatataaatatatatataaatatatatatatataaatattaatatatatatctaagtatataaataaatataaatatatatatgaatatatatatatatatgtacacttatccgtaaacacaaacacacatcgttGTGTGGTTgtatagaataaaaaatatattgtgttACATTTTGGGGATATCAATAAAGGCCAGtgaattacatgtttttttttttttttttttttttttttggctccgcCCATAGGTTGTAAGGAACGCCTCATCTTCATATGCCGTATGTAATGGTCGTCTTAGGCAATGAGGATACCTACTTGTTGTTCATTTCGAGCCTTGCCGCCGTGGCTGTTGCCACTCCTCAGTTCGAGGACTGAGTGGTCGCGATGACCGCGTAGCCAACAAAGATGGCACCTTCTCCTATGCCGTGGAAGCCGACAACGGCATCAACACAGCCGTTGAAGGCGTCGTTGGATCTGCCGGCCAGATAAACCAGCAAGGATCTTACACGTAAGTGATAAAACCTGCAAATGATTTACTGATCAGACATTcgcgtattttttattattttaattttctatatcgGGTATCAAGATAACGTCCCATTTGTTTGctagagaaaatgaaaattttaTTATCCTTACAGCTATACCCTTGCGGACGGTACCCTGGCTGTTGTCACTTTCGAGgccaacgagaacggcttccagcctcaGTCCAACATCTTGCCCACTCCCAATCCTCTTCCTGCCCACGTCTTTGAGCTGTTGGAAATCGCCGAGCGTCAGCGCGCTGCGGGCATCGTGTTCAACTAGTGAATGACTTGAGGTGGCAAAGGAATTGGAAGTCGATACAATAAAGTTTACGATTAAAATTGCTCTTATTCTGTCCGGAAGAATCTTCGTGAAGAAATCAAtggtagaaaaagaaaagcagtTGTAATAAAggaaatcatttatgaaaaaaaaaaaaacaatggaaaaaaacaaatcaaagacagcaacgtatttttgttttgatagaaacaatataaaagacataagaatagataaatcaatgacAAAAAGTCCATGACAAAAAAAGGGAATCGTTGATAGAAAACggaaataaatgatagataaagaatgtcattataaaaataaatcaatgatAGAAAAGGGAAACCACATGATGAAAAAAGATCAAGGGGTTTCGAGAACCCCAGCTTAGGAGGTTATGGACTGCagaatatatcttttattttttaagtagGTTATTTGCTGTACAGATCATCTAATACTTCCCAATGCAATTTTAGCCCAtgcatattataaaatatatatatatatatatatatgaggaggatTAAAGAAAGAGTGTTTTGGTTAATATATTTAACAAGAAATAAGTTCTCCCTTTTCGTGTCACTGGAGATTCTGTTCTCCGAGTAGTGACCATTAGGCATAGATGCAGGTAATAAGATGCTCTACCTTGCGGTCGGTAAAGGCTCCGCCCAAAGCTTGTTGGATATGGCTCCGCCCCCTTCCTTCAGAGCAGAGGTATATAAAGGTCGTCTTTGACGTGTGATGCTACCACTGATCTTCCGGTCTCACTCGAATAGACAATATGAAGCTTGTGAGTACAGGGATTTCATGGAAACACctgcgtatgcatgtatacatacacatgtactatttgctacatgtgtgtttgtgtacttgacGCACGGGGGTAGCGCATAAGCAATGCATTTCTGTATTTGTGAAGTAAAGATTAACATATTTTATTTGCAGATCGTTTTTGCCTGCCTTGC
Proteins encoded in this window:
- the LOC125031609 gene encoding uncharacterized protein LOC125031609; translation: MKIIVLACLAAVAVAAKFEDRVVSLLRDDRVANEDGTFSYAVAADNGINTAVEGVVGSAGQINQRGSYTHMTYETQKVLVFETLEKQNPCRRGCCHSSVRGLSGRDDRVANKDGTFSYAVEADNGINTAVEGVVGSAGQINQQGSYTYTLADGTLAVVTFEANENGFQPQSNILPTPNPLPAHVFELLEIAERQRAAGIVFN